A genomic region of Trifolium pratense cultivar HEN17-A07 linkage group LG3, ARS_RC_1.1, whole genome shotgun sequence contains the following coding sequences:
- the LOC123915541 gene encoding AP-4 complex subunit sigma yields MGIRFVLMVNKQGQTRLAQYYEYLTVEERRTLEGEIVRKCLARNEHQCSFVEHRNYKIVYRRYASLFFLVGVDDGENELAILEFIHLLVETMDRHFGNVCELDIMFHLEKVHFMLEEMVMNGCIVETSKSNILTPIQLMDKTSS; encoded by the exons ATGGGGATCCGATTTGTGTTAATGGTGAACAAACAAGGTCAAACCCGTCTTGCCCAATACTACGAATACCTCACTGTTGAAGAAAGACGAACCCTTGAAGGTGAAATCGTTCGCAAATGTCTCGCTCGCAATGAACACCAG TGTTCATTTGTCGAGCATCGCAACTACAAAATTGTATATAGGCGCTATGCATCTTTGTTTTTCCTGGTTGGAGTTGATGACGGCGAG AATGAGCTTGCTATTTTGGAATTTATCCATCTCTTAGTTGAAACTATGGATCGGCATTTTGGCAACGTG TGTGAGCTAGATATCATGTTTCATTTAGAAAAGGTACATTTTATGTTGGAGGAAATGGTCATGAATGGGTGTATTGTGGAGACAAGCAAATCGAATATTCTGACTCCTATTCAGTTGATGGATAAAACATCATCATAA
- the LOC123915539 gene encoding ATP-dependent 6-phosphofructokinase 3-like produces the protein MYGVKKVLGISGGYKGFYAHNTIQLTPKTVNDIHKRGGTILGSSRGGHDTIKIVDSIQDRGINQVYIIGGDGTQRGAYRIFEEIRKRGLKVAVVGIPKTIDNDIPVIDKSFGFDTAVEEAQRAINAAHVEAESVENGIGVVKLMGRYSGFIAMYATLANRDVDCCLIPETPFFLEGPGGLYEFAERRLKENGHMVIVIAEGAGQELVTESMQALQKQDASGNKLLQDVGLWISQKLKEYFAKQKTMSITLKYIDPTYMIRAVPSNASDNVYCTLLAQSAVHGAMAGYTGFTSGLVHGRQTYIPFNRITEGQNTVVITDRMWARLLSSTNQPSFLIAKTAHEEKKKEEAEEMDSFNL, from the exons ATGTATGGCGTCAAGAAAGTTTTGGGAATCAGT GGTGGATACAAGGGTTTTTATGCTCACAATACAATCCAACTAACTCCTAAAACCGTAAATGATATACATAAGCGTGGGGGAACTATCCTTGGTTCATCACGAGGTGGACATGACACAATTAAGATAGTTGACAGTATTCAAGATAGGGGAATCAATCAG GTTTATATAATAGGAGGAGATGGAACTCAGAGGGGCGCATATAGAATTTTTGAG GAAATTCGAAAGCGTGGTCTCAAAGTTGCAGTTGTTGGAATCCCAAAAACCATAGATAACGACATTCCG GTAATTGACAAGTCCTTCGGCTTTGACACAGCTGTTGAGGAGGCTCAACGTGCTATAAATGCAGCACACGTTGAAGCTGAAAGTGTTGAAAATGGCATAGGCGTTGTCAAGTTGATGGGCCGGTACAGTG GATTTATTGCAATGTATGCTACCCTTGCAAATCGGGATGTCGACTGTTGCTTAATTCCGGAGACACCCTTTTTCCTTGAAGGTCCCGGGGGACTTTATGAGTTTGCGGAGAGAAGACTAAAAGAAAACGGCCACATGGTTATTGTGATTGCTGAAGGAGCAGGACAGGAACTTGTTACTGAGAGCATGCAAGCCTTGCAAAAGCAGGATGCTTCCGGAAACAAACTTCTTCAAGATGTTGGGCTATGGATATCCCAGAAGTTGAAg GAATACTTTGCTAAGCAGAAGACAATGAGCATTACTCTCAAATATATAG ATCCTACCTATATGATTCGAGCTGTTCCAAGCAATGCTTCTGACAACGTCTACTGCACACTTCTTGCTCAAAGCGCGGTTCATGGAGCAATGGCAGGTTACACTGGTTTTACTAGTGGGCTTGTGCATGGAAGACAAACTTATATACCCTTTAAT AGAATCACTGAAGGACAGAACACGGTAGTGATAACTGATCGAATGTGGGCTAGGCTTTTATCTTCCACAAATCAACCCAGTTTTTTGATAGCTAAGACTGCCcatgaagagaagaagaaggaagaagcagAAGAAATGGATTCATTTAACCTGTAG
- the LOC123913657 gene encoding uncharacterized protein LOC123913657, whose protein sequence is MASSGIFHINFIFIEGNLPLKTNDKVSINVTNETLLVPSNILCKCDERTILKKGNNNPLYGYFSSLPIFHPILKEILPHIGECARQMSSYDSWEMDVMLFVGDVTTWNIKDHSYMNQENHQHACFASKLIVDLLEKAEIDQDSRYSIKQCTFCLE, encoded by the coding sequence ATGGCATCTAGTGGCATCTTccacattaattttattttcatagaagGAAATTTGCCCTTAAAAACCAATGATAAAGTCTCAATCAATGTGACCAATGAAACATTGTTGGTTCCTAGCAACATTTTATGCAAGTGTGACGAAAGAACAATCTTAAAAAAGGGAAACAATAACCCTTTATATGGCTACTTTTCATCCTTGCCTATTTTTCATCCAATATTGAAAGAAATTTTGCCTCATATTGGTGAATGTGCTAGGCAAATGTCTTCATATGATTCTTGGGAGATGGATGTTATGCTTTTTGTTGGTGATGTTACTACATGGAATATTAAAGATCATAGTTATATGAATCAAGAAAATCATCAACATGCATGTTTTGCATCTAAACTTATTGTGGATTTGTTGGAGAAAGCTGAAATAGATCAAGATTCTCGTTATTCTATAAAACAATGCACATTTTGTTTGGAATAG